From the genome of Onthophagus taurus isolate NC chromosome 5, IU_Otau_3.0, whole genome shotgun sequence, one region includes:
- the LOC111426528 gene encoding DNA polymerase subunit gamma-2, mitochondrial has product MNSNKIKPLLEIKNVLEVCERHGFLQKLGQYLKIAPMGSLLLHNLKNEFYRNMVINKDYTVFPNESNSFKKSFLYAKETCSSQFPFGIVEKILDKTSNDGFLGYFDNNEVIKCNVFVAPQLATAFYHQLQRQRRMWWRIFSASPGRYILSDIQNNDVFQSVEIKAEYPWGLELIEKINLFKNLHPELNKDLFQGSITPCYITSEISLQSMLINTLCDAYDATLHQNTSRIMFRFHRKLAPYKISFSISKSQKNASTEDLLQLAIFISKQLRENNISCLLLPKAGKDSLEEQWMFYDCLGIPYNVILTDETLKNGIVQLRSRDTTLKEQIHVGELPKYVEQLFKNY; this is encoded by the exons ATGAAcagcaacaaaataaaacctctcctggagataaaaaacgttttGGAAGTATGTGAGAGACATGGTTTCTTGCAAAAGTTGGGTCAATACTTAAAAATCGCCCCAATGGGTAGTTTGTTactacataacctcaaaaatgaattttatcgAAACATGGTTATCAATAAAGATTACACAGTTTTTCCAAATGAATcaaattcattcaaaaaatcgtttttatatGCCAAAGAAACTTGTTCGAGTCAATTTCCGTTTGGAATTGTAGAGAAAATCCTtgataaaacttcaaatgatggttttttaggttattttgaTAATAACGAAGTTATAAAATGCAACGTTTTTGTGGCGCCTCAATTAGCAACGGCATTTTATCATCAATTACAAAGGCAAAGAAGAATGTGGTGGAGAATt TTTTCAGCTTCACCCGGACGTTACATTTTAAGCGATATTCAAAACAATGATGTTTTTCAATCGGTTGAAATCAAAGCTGAGTATCCGTGGGGTTTGGAATTGATTGAAaagattaatttgtttaaaaatttgcaCCCCGAACTCAACAAAGATTTATTTCAAGGGTCGATAACTCCTTGTTACATTACAAGTGAAATTTCACTCCAatcgatgttaataaacactttATGTGATGCTTATGATGCTACGTTACATCAAAATACCTCGAGGATTATGTTTAGGTTCCATCGTAAATTAGCTCCTTACAAaattagtttttctatttctaaaTCGCAAA aaaatgccTCAACTGAAGATTTGTTACAATTAgcgatttttatttcgaaacaATTACGAGAAAACAATATATCTTGCCTTTTATTACCGAAGGCTGGAAAAGATAGTTTAGAGGAACAATGGATGTTTTATGATTGCTTGGGAATTCCGTATAATGTAATTTTAACTGATGAGACATTAAAAAATGGGATTGTTCAGTTACGGAGTAGGGATACAACGTTAAAG GAACAAATTCATGTGGGGGAGTTACCTAAATACGttgaacaactttttaaaaattattag
- the LOC111426743 gene encoding glutamyl-tRNA(Gln) amidotransferase subunit C, mitochondrial, with product MALEIIEIIETLNKFYCTTSKINPLKVPKRILVPQKPVKSRIDPNKLPQKTLITAETIALLERLSLVDCANREGIKTLEAAIEFADQILQVNTQGVEPLITVLEDK from the exons ATGGCGCTCGAAATAATCGAAATAATCGAAACTCTCAACAa ATTTTATTGCACAACATCAAAAATCAATCCGTTAAAAGTCccaaaaagaattttagtaCCCCAAAAACCAGTTAAAAGTAGAATAGATCCAAATAAGCTCCCCCAAAAAACTCTCATCACCGCCGAAACCATCGCGTTGTTAGAACGCCTTTCTTTAGTTGATTGTGCGAATCGTGAAGGAATTAAAACTTTAGAGGCTGCTATTGAGTTTGCGGATCAAATTTTGCAAGTAAATACGCAAGGGGTTGAGCCATTAATAACTGTATTAGAAGACAagtaa
- the LOC111426759 gene encoding zinc finger MYM-type protein 3-like — translation MDEQVPTCSDSTLNVSESKDETDQNVQHNLDDASHEMDIDSEKNIEEDSENINELDKECLEEVKDETKTEFVTMDKNDIEKNEIVVEEQDPIAGAEAKIEGDEECILPDEEGNEEDDDDEKYIVTKINEEDYKECMECNKKEVPKYSCIISEKKRYICNENCLKVLKEKKAGKLIIRDLRVRTFAVVSDEPGKENDNNCTFCNKPISTILYFNYNCMNFCTKDCLGDYQRQLGSNCYQCKLEVPETLLGKYCVRFGTEIKQFCKNSCLWEHKRGQMFCTVCQAIVSDNTFHGLCSLLCNNVSKGVKEKAICAVCKVQKNENVVYDNNGRIYRFCGDPCFLAYKYVNNVCPIQCEFCKKCFNFEKLDYSFWFLDKKHDLCSEDCKKLFIATNRKIVHCKTCNVKKYDFDMITVIFSGENFTICSLNCYEIKISSKIGAEMQCDHCKLNCHPQFHIRTIDNVIHNFCSALCLRRFKDNLNTQPEIELNKVKQIVVIKPHPIPIQRNVATMCKPNLVTKAISCRVKESNKSTQTDCSSNKIIVPIPVPIYVPTPLPMFSFPVPCPFPLPIPIPVPIFIPTTRNSFKGIQKEINRIKNKTPANPLEAELLMMAEIVADEKQAPTDSESDGEIIGEPKTEDVQEDEEVQGNFGEDVIQMALKMASDFDESDDLEASQSQTDDDSQRIDSIVDNKARNKSKKKSSEDKPDANMCLKYTFGVNAWKQWVNIKNNEHKSKKKFKTEILHTTSDELNYCLCLFVKEVRKPNGSEYAPDTIYYLCLGIQQYLYENGRIDNIFCDSFYEKFTDCLQEVCQKFSLLYNESQYIVTRVEEEHLWECKQLGAHSPLVLLNTLMFFNTKHFGLTTVEEHFQLSFSHIMKHWKRHPSQPGSRNVLLRFYPPQNADKPRKRKVYEQQENEQNPIRCPVKLYEFYLSKCPESVKTRNDVFYLQPERSCVPDSPVWYSTMPMNKEPLEKMLGRVKMVKEINVAILTC, via the coding sequence ATGGATGAGCAGGTTCCAACCTGTTCAGATTCAACTTTAAATGTATCCGAATCGAAAGATGAAACCGATCAAAATGTACAACATAACCTAGATGATGCATCTCATGAAATGGATATAGATAGTGAAAAGAATATTGAAGAAGACTCTGAGAATATAAATGAATTAGATAAAGAGTGTTTGGAAGAGGTAAAAGATGAGACAAAAACTGAATTTGTAACAAtggataaaaatgatattgaaaaaaatgagATTGTTGTTGAAGAACAAGATCCGATTGCAGGGGCGGAAGCTAAAATTGAAGGTGATGAGGAGTGTATTTTACCGGATGAAGAAGGGAATGAAGAGGATGATGACGATGAGAAATatattgtaacaaaaattaatgaagaagATTACAAGGAATGTAtggaatgtaataaaaaagaagttcCAAAATATTCTTGTATAATAAGCGAGAAAAAACGTTACATTTGCAATGAAAACTGTTTAAAAGTtctaaaagagaaaaaagctgggaaattaataattcgtgATTTACGAGTACGAACATTCGCTGTCGTTTCTGATGAACCAGGTAAAGAAAACGATAATAATTGCACTTTTTGTAACAAACCAAtctcaacaattttatattttaattataactgcATGAATTTTTGTACGAAGGATTGTCTTGGAGATTATCAGCGTCAATTGGGCTCGAATTGTTATCAATGCAAATTAGAAGTCCCCGAAACGTTATTAGGAAAGTATTGCGTTCGTTTTGGAActgaaataaaacaattttgcaaaaatagcTGTTTATGGGAGCACAAAAGGGGCCAAATGTTTTGTACAGTTTGCCAAGCGATCGTGTCAGACAATACATTCCATGGATTATGCTCGTTACTTTGCAATAACGTCTCAAAAGGCGTCAAAGAAAAAGCGATTTGCGCAGTTTGCAAAGtgcaaaaaaatgaaaacgttGTTTATGATAATAATGGCCGAATTTATCGATTTTGCGGCGACCCTTGCTTCTTAgcttacaaatatgtcaataATGTTTGTCCAATTCAATGCGAATTTTgtaaaaagtgttttaattttgagaaattagATTATTCGTTTTGGTTTTTGGATAAGAAGCACGATTTGTGCTCTGAGGattgcaaaaaattgtttattgcaACTAACAGGAAAATAGTTCATTGCAAAACttgtaatgttaaaaaatatgatttcgATATGATTACTGTAATATTTTCTGGGGAGAATTTCACGATTTGTTCGTTAAATTGCTATGAAATTAAgatatcatcaaaaattggGGCAGAAATGCAGTGTGATCATTGCAAATTAAATTGCCACCCACAATTCCATATCAGAACGATTGATAATGTTatccacaacttttgttctgcGCTATGTTTAAGGCGGttcaaagataatttaaatacTCAACCTGAGATTGagttaaataaagtaaaacaaATCGTTGTAATTAAACCCCACCCTATTCCAATACAAAGAAATGTTGCAACTATGTGCAAACCCAACTTAGTCACAAAAGCGATTAGTTGCCGCGTAAAAGAATCGAATAAAAGTACTCAAACGGACTGCTCATCCAACAAAATAATCGTCCCAATCCCCGTTCCGATTTATGTCCCAACCCCTTTACCCATGTTTTCTTTCCCAGTACCTTGCCCGTTTCCTCTCCCCATCCCAATCCCCGTCCCAATTTTTATCCCAACAACACGAAACTCCTTCAAAGGCatccaaaaagaaattaaccgaatcaaaaataaaactccAGCGAATCCCCTCGAAGCCGAACTATTAATGATGGCCGAAATAGTCGCCGATGAAAAGCAAGCTCCCACCGACTCAGAAAGCGACGGGGAAATAATCGGAGAACCAAAAACCGAGGATGTCCAAGAAGACGAAGAGGTCCAAGGGAATTTCGGCGAAGACGTCATTCAAATGGCACTAAAAATGGCGTCCGATTTCGATGAGAGCGACGATTTAGAAGCTTCGCAATCCCAAACTGACGATGATTCCCAAAGGATTGATTCAATCGTCGATAATAAAGCGAGAAAtaagagcaaaaaaaaatcgagcGAGGATAAACCCGACGCTAATATGTGCCTAAAATATACTTTTGGGGTTAACGCTTGGAAACAATgggttaatataaaaaataacgaacacaaatcgaaaaaaaaatttaaaaccgaAATTTTACACACAACCTCAGAcgaattaaattattgtttgtgttTATTCGTGAAAGAAGTCCGCAAACCAAACGGCTCCGAATACGCCCCCGATACAATTTACTACCTATGTTTAGGAATACAACAATATCTCTATGAAAATGGAAGAATCGACAACATTTTTTGCGACTCATTTTACGAGAAATTCACCGATTGTCTCCAAGAAgtttgtcaaaaattttccCTCCTCTACAACGAGTCTCAATACATAGTAACAAGAGTTGAGGAAGAACACTTATGGGAATGCAAACAATTAGGGGCCCACTCCCCTTTAGTTCTATTAAACacattaatgttttttaacacTAAACATTTCGGTTTAACCACCGTCGAGGAACACTTCCAACTAAGTTTTTCCCACATAATGAAGCATTGGAAAAGACATCCGAGTCAACCGGGATCAAGAAAcgttttattaagattttatcCCCCTCAAAACGCGGATAAACCGCGTAAACGAAAAGTTTACGAGCAACAAGAAAACGAACAGAACCCAATTCGATGTCCGGTTAAGTTGTACGAATTTTATCTGTCAAAGTGTCCGGAAAGTGTTAAAACAAGAAACgacgttttttatttacaaccgGAGAGGTCGTGCGTCCCCGATAGCCCCGTTTGGTATTCAACGATGCCGATGAATAAAGAACCTTTGGAGAAAATGTTGGGGAGAGTCAAAAtggttaaagaaattaatgtcGCTATTTTAACTTGTtag
- the LOC111426760 gene encoding GPI inositol-deacylase has translation MGKFINGFILISILCTIGFIYGLLMFLSDFEPNKCEMTYMFEYPQFVRISVPEDQYFKKYSLYAYSEGRLTQKSRNMQFDGIPVLFIPGNAGSYKQVRSLASVALRKSINSRTTFHFDYFTIDTNGELSGTNGVLLNDQMTYANYSMHRILNLYPKGNRKPNSIILIGHSMGGIVAKGLATSLRKDSTLIPLIITLAAPHQRLPIVFDYYAHRFYSKIASNDDTLSSLVVSVYGGHNDFMVSPNLAKSSGVSAVVTHVPKTWLSTDHLCILWCKQLILVINKALFESVDYETKQLSTDKNYVRNVFENNLLTNSGIKTKFRDRYEIKATIDTNGEWIEYLPRQYSIKLIEGTKNVKYYMIRLFHNPKHEMLSLMAINLKTIDWVYVCSASEIQGNSRVCSHGKHLSHLSLIAPSKRQKRRTFDINLHALQEKYPAFSHVIVKIPITSDPITLHVDIFENNQRRVEVKLPNQFMQRLTLKKQVIVEETIEKAIRYQLDFPKLTHIMQVFLLHVEPVKCHGNIYHTTATVVSPWSGESYHHHFTEVDKDPLVLRLFASKPYDNDNTGAYVQLTLDPECRYKISIEASISKQFAQFARYYSPFIFSSVASVTLLVLVYQLKGVCETQHFPMFLTGLKLGAKPYYFLPIVKIASQILSIPILLKIFPRPDWNVIQHEGLNTFLTPILLYLAAVGIVWVLSLFLMITLFVFESTIHKIVLKLISKTIQTPASWSDWVLSGFQKFPTLVAACLIAISTTTCGGLALALGCMFYFFKLTQISQDVIENIVKKLLKIVGVWIKQIFKKSDSKTAITSSPVEKDNEQENDDNEDKPTTSDKKEDENEGIFLLLREVLENNELFFHFTMFSLWFLVTCINIPTTLTWAHNFKYNPKLIVDPSFIPGLILCGCAIPLWQMELPKVSKKGYIEISYIIYFLAVIGQIYGVFSLYVLNYTLTGVIFIVVLHQLLAPRELTTNDDGEPSFKDAKAKME, from the exons ATGGGTAAATTTATAAACGGATTTATTCTCATCTCTATACTATGTACGATCGgttttatttatggattatTAATGTTTCTCTCCGATTTCGAACCTAACAAATGCGAGATGACCTATATGTTCGAATACCCCCAATTCGTG AGAATATCCGTTCCTGAAGATcagtattttaaaaagtattctTTATACGCTTATAGCGAAGGTAGGTTAAcgcaaaaatcgagaaatatGCAGTTTGATGGTATTCCGGTTTTATTTATTCCTGGAAATGCTGGTTCTTATAAGCAAG TGAGATCATTAGCGTCGGTGGCGCTtcgaaaatcgattaattcaCGAACAACGTTtcatttcgattatttcaccaTTGATACTAACGGAGAACTTTCCGGGACAAACGGAGTTTTATTAAACGATCAAATGACTTACGCCAATTATTCAATGCaccgaattttaaatttgtaccCAAAGGGTAATCGGAAGCCTAATTCGATCATTTTAATTGGTCACTCGATG ggGGGAATTGTTGCGAAAGGTTTAGCTACATCCCTACGTAAAGATAGCACTTTAATCCCTTTAATAATAACGTTAGCAGCACCACATCAAAGACTCCCCATCGTTTTTGATTACTACGCCCATCGTTTTTACTCAAAAATTGCTTCGAACGACGATACACTATCTAGTTTAGTTGTAAGCGTTTATGGTGGTCACAACGACTTTATGGTGAGCCCAAATTTGGCGAAATCAAGTGGAGTAAGTGCTGTTGTAACTCATGTTCCGAAAACTTGGTTATCAACGGATCATTTATGCATCTTATGGTGTAAACAATTAATCCTCGTAATTAATAAGGCTTTATTTGAAAGTGTCGATTACGAAACAAAACAATTATCGACCGATAAAAATTACGTGAGgaacgtttttgaaaataacttattaacg aactcaggaattaaaacgaaatttcgagatagatacgaaataAAAGCAACGATTGATACAAACGGAGAATGGATCGAGTATTTACCACGTCAGTACTCGATCAAATTAATCGAAGGAACaaaaaacgttaaatattACATGATCCGGCTATTTCATAACCCCAAACACGAAATGTTATCGTTAATGgcgattaatttaaaaacgatcGATTGGGTTTATGTTTGTTCGGCTTCGGAGATTCAAGGAaatagtcgtgtttg ctcCCACGGAAAACATTTATCTCACTTATCGTTAATAGCACCGTCAAAACGACAAAAACGTCGCACTTTTGATATAAATCTTCACgctttacaagaaaaatatcCCGCCTTTAGTCACGTCATTGTTAAAATTCCAATAACTTCCGATCCGATTACTTTACACGTTGATATTTTCGAGAATAACCAAAGAAGGGTTGAGGTAAAATTACCAAATCAATTCATGCAACGGTTAACGTTGAAGAAACAGGTTATTGTTGAAGAAACGATTGAAAAAGCGATCCGTTATCAGCTCGATTTTCCAAAATTAACGCATATCATGCaagtttttttgttgcatGTTGAACCGGTTAAATGTCATGGTAATATTTACCATACAACGGCTACTGTTGTGAGTCCTTGGAGCGGGGAAAGTTATCATCATCATTTTAC gGAGGTCGACAAAGATCCTTTGGTGTTGAGATTGTTTGCTTCAAAACCATATGATAATGACAATACTGGAGCTTATGTTCAATTAACATTAGATCCGGAATGTCGGTATAAAATAAG CAttgaagcatcaatatcgaaacaATTCGCTCAATTCGCCCGTTATTACTCCCCATTCATCTTCTCAAGCGTCGCCTCGGTAACTTTACTAGTTTTAGTATACCAATTAAAAGGAGTTTGCGAAACCCAACACTTCCCCATGTTCTTAACCGGATTAAAACTTGGAGCGAAACCTTATTATTTCTTGCCAATAGTAAAAATCGCATCGCAAATTTTATC aatccccattttattaaaaatctttccCCGTCCCGATTGGAACGTCATCCAACACGAAGGTCTAAACACATTTTTAACcccaattttattatatttggcCGCCGTCGGAATTGTTTGGGTCctctcattatttttaatgataacccttttcgtttttgagtcAACAATTCACAAgatcgttttaaaattaatttcaaaaaccaTTCAAACACCCGCAAGTTGGTCCGATTGGGTTCTTAGCGGATTCCAAAAGTTCCCGACGTTAGTGGCAGCTTGTTTAATAGCAATTAGTACAACAACTTGTGGCGGATTAGCTTTGGCTTTAGGGTgtatgttttatttctttaagttGACTCAGATATCTCAAGATGTTATTGAGAATatcgttaaaaaattattaaaaatcgtcgGGGTTTGGATCAAGCAAATATTTAAGAAGAGTGATTCTAAAACTGCGATTACTTCTTCTCCTGTTGAGAAAGATAATGAACAAgaaaatgatgataatgaagaTAAACCAACAACTTCAGATAAAAAGGAGGATGAAAATGAAGGGATATTTTTGTTGCTTCGCGAAGTTCTCGAAAACAACGAGTTATTTTTCCACTTCACCATGTTTTCTTTATGGTTTTTGGTGACGTGCATAAATATCCCAACAACATTAACTTGGGCCCACAACTTCAAATACAACCCAAAACTCATAGTTGATCCATCCTTTATCCCCGGATTAATTCTTTGCGGTTGTGCAATTCCTTTATGGCAGATGGAATTACCCAAAGTGTCcaa aaAAGGATACATTGAGATTAGTTACATAATCTACTTCTTGGCGGTTATTGGACAAATTTACGGCGTATTTTCTTTGTACGTATTAAACTACACTCTAACCGGAGTTATTTTCATCGTTGTTTTGCATCAATTGCTCGCCCCGAGAGAATTAACGACAAACGATGATGGGGAGCCGAGTTTTAAAGACGCCAAAGCTAAAATGGAGTAA
- the LOC111426130 gene encoding protein sax-3-like isoform X2: MIRPPQNITALVGSTVEFSCNVGGDPFPEVSWWRNATGGSMPLGRVRVLEDRTLRLENVVLKDEGKYTCDVSNPAGSLTATGNLIVHAPPTFTTRPLAQTIEVGQEVMFHCHANGNPSPFIFWSFESDRNLIFPGTSFGNFEAYSSGNSATLTLKNAQIQNSGTVIICSAINWAGAVSSRTRLTVTSKEDRPPPVIIRGPVNQTLPFNSMAVLHCEAIGTPTPVISWYKEEVGILQSEKINTTLSGILMIQHLEKTDSGKYTCVASSRGGKATWSGFLRVENPKNPNINFFKAPEFVMLPGPPSRPHALNQSEGSVTITWGQNNKIGSSSLLGYQVELFGREEGVIPTWTIVARRVSGPYFTQHLLTSGIPYTFLIRAENSHGLGPPSLLSEPIFVGQDTTQNWGNPEVTEISEARASLISSSIAKLNEALPVLSTAVKLVWTISDSKYLEGLYIYYVSLDVNPNKYNMLTILLDKGSTSGFTVNNLEKWAKYQFFLVPFYKNVEGQPSNSRTVKTLEDVPSKSPSNMEAMLVNSTSVYLKWLIPSDESINGELQGFKVEIKPNITNSKSEVITTDREPTLLLSNLLSGLLYTVKVAAFTRVGVGPFSTPALLKLDQPSSDQHQRPIGANIEEVEFLTETWFMALLISMVTVMIILFGAMLIVRRRQLLSKKNLPSRSNGAVLTTPMSKQDPPLWLDKDAIPDFSSTLPDYGKLPQQDYSNLAPKKDNNSYNINLHTNPLHQKEYLRPDRLEYIDNKNYSVLKNEYGRKAQIQDYASPNIDKSLADYAEVDQNVIQCNGAVSPAPYATTTLVKRMGNSMVWIPPVAPNADEPIYPSSNGGYYNRKVYSDSYFAPTHTLKRKKERKETIINQNNHSNPLINNTNNSSPDPSNSNSVYARVGPPGLSWNGAPPHLSSFNPHKQVYHPSTRSEPGNML; the protein is encoded by the exons ATGATTCGTCCACCTCAAAACATAACCGCTTTGGTTGGTTCAACCGTTGAATTTTCTTGCAACGTCGGCGGAGATCCATTCCCTGAAGTGTCTTGGTGGCGCAACGCAACTGGAGGATCAATGCCGTTAGGAAGAGTCCGCGTTTTAGAAGATCGAACTTTACGATTAGAAAATGTCGTATTAAAAGACGAAGGAAAATACACTTGTGATGTTAGCAACCCTGCCGGGTCTTTAACCGCAACCGGAAACTTAATCGTTCACGCTCCGCCCACCTTCACAACAAGACCTTTAGCCCAAACGATAGAAGTAGGACAAGAAGTGATGTTTCATTGCCACGCGAACGGGAATCCATCACCGTTTATTTTTTGGTCGTTCGAAAGCGATCGGAATTTGATTTTCCCCGGCACATCTTTCGGTAATTTCGAAGCTTACAGCTCAGGAAATAGTGCTACTTTAACATTGAAGAATGCTCAAATACAAAATTCGGGTACCGTTATTATCTGTTCGGCGATTAATTGGGCGGGGGCCGTTTCTTCGCGCACAAGACTGACCGTAACCTCAAAAGAAGATCGACCCCCGCCCGTCATCATCAGAGGACCTGTTAACCAAACGTTACCGTTTAACTCAATGGCTGTGTTACATTGCGAAGCAATCGGAACCCCAACCCCGGTGATATCATGGTATAAAGAAGAAGTTGGGATTTTACAATCAGAAAAGATCAACACGACTTTATCGGGAATCTTAATGATTCAACATTTAGAAAAAACCGATTCCGGGAAATACACTTGCGTTGCCTCATCCCGTGGGGGAAAAGCAACTTGGTCGGGGTTCTTGAGGGTTGAAAACCCAAAAAATCCCaatatcaatttctttaaagcGCCGGAATTTGTTATGTTACCAGGTCCTCCAAGTCGACCTCACGCTTTAAATCAAAGCGAAGGGAGCGTTACGATTACGTGGGGACAAAACAACAAGATTGGGTCATCTTCATTACTTGGTTATCAAGTCGAGTTATTCGGGAGAGAAGAAGGTGTGATCCCAACTTGGACTATCGTTGCAAGAAGAGTTTCGGGTCCTTATTTCACCCAGCATTTATTAACATCGGGGATTCCTTATACTTTTTTGATCCGAGCTGAGAATTCGCATGGTTTAGGACCACCCTCGTTGTTGTCGGAGCCAATTTTTGTGGGGCAAGATACAACGCAAAATTGGGGTAACCCAGAAGTCACTGAAATCAGTGAGGCGCGAGCTAGTTTGATATCTTCATCGATCGCGAAATTAAACGAAGCTCTCCCAGTTTTATCAACAGCTGTAAAATTAGTTTGGACGATTTCAGATTCGAAATACCTTGAGGggttatatatttattatgtttCTTTGGATGTTAACCCGAATAAATATAACATGTTGACGATTCTTTTGGATAAAGGGAGTACTTCGGGGTTTACGGTGAATAACTTGGAGAAATGGGCCAAGTACCAATTCTTTTTGGTGCCTTTTTACAAAAACGTTGAGGGGCAACCTTCGAATTCGCGAACTGTGAAGACTTTGGAGGATGTGCCGAGTAAATCCCCGAGTAATATGGAGGCTATGTTGGTTAATTCAACTTCGGTTTATTTGAAGTGGTTAATTCCGAGCGATGAAAGCATCAACGGGGAATTACAAGGATTTAAAGTCGAAATTAAGCCGAATATAACTAACtctaaaagtgaggttatcaCAACCGATCGCGAACCAACccttttattatcaaatttactTTCGGGGTTATTATACACCGTAAAAGTCGCTGCTTTCACTCGAGTTGGGGTTGGTCCATTCAGCACCCCGGCTTTATTAAAGCTGGATCAACCATCAAGCGACCAACATCAACGCCCGATTGGGGCCAACATCGAAGAGGTTGAGTTTTTAACCGAAACTTGGTTCATGGCGTTATTAATAAGCATGGTGACTgttatgataattttatttgggGCTATGTTGATCGTTAGGAGGAGGCAGTTGTTATCGAAGAAAAATTTGCCATCTCGCTCAAACGGGGCGGTTTTAACCACGCCGATGAGCAAGCAAGATCCACCTTTATGGCTGGATAAAGACGCGATTCCCGATTTTTCGAGCACTCTCCCCGATTATGGGAAACTCCCGCAACAAGATTACAGCAATTTAGCCCCGAAAAAGGATAATAATAgttataacattaatttacaCACAAATCCGTTGCATCAAAAGGAATATTTGCGGCCGGATCGCCTCGAATATATcgacaataaaaattattccgtTTTAAAAAACGAGTATGGGAGGAAAGCGCAAATACAGGACTACGCAAGTCCAAATATCGATAAATCATTAGCTGATTACGCGGAAGTCGATCAAAATGTTATTCAGTGTAATGGAGCTGTTTCTCCTGCGCCTTATGCAACAACAACTTTAGTTAAGCGAATGGGAAATTCCATG gtttgGATCCCACCAGTTGCCCCAAACGCGGATGAACCAATTTATCCATCATCAAACGGAGGTTATTATAACAGAAAGGTGTACTCTGATTCGTATTTCGCGCCAACTCACACTTTAAAACGGAAGAAAGAGCGAAAAGAAACGATTATTAACCAGAATAATCATTCCAAtccattaattaataacacaaATAATTCCTCACCCGATCCGTCGAATTCAAATTCGGTTTATGCTCGAGTTGGGCCTCCCGGTTTATCATGGAACGGGGCCCCTCCTCACTTGAGTAGTTTTAATCCTCATAAGCAGGTGTATCATCCATCGACGAGGAGCGAACCGGGAAACATGCTGTGA